The genomic segment CTCCATGTGCGCTTAGACCTTTCGCGCTCGCAGCCCAGGCTGGCTTCTCTGCTACTGCGTAGCATTCACCTTCTCCAGAGCGCTCAACCCCTAAAATTGGCCTCCACTCGGTTCAGTTGTAAACGGACGAAAAACCCAAGCGAGTTCGTTGCTGTATCTCTCGGTATCTGTTTTGCGGTTTGTCCTAAGCTATGGTGTAATACAGTGTAGTTAGTTGCATTGGAGATGCGTCATGGGCGTTACTACCGTTCGTCTTCAGGCGGAAGTTGAGCAGCATCTGGAGGCAATCGCCGGCAGGCTCCATCGGAGTAAAGGCTGGGTGATTAATCAGGCGCTGTCAGAGTACATCGAAAGGCAGCAGCGCGAGCAGGAGCGTTGGCAGCAAACGCTCGAAGCCATGGAGTCCGCCGCCCTAGGAAAGCTAGTAGAGGCTAGCGAGGTGCATGACTGGCTTAATAGCTGGGGCAGCGAAAACGAGCAGGATGCGCCAAGGTCAGATAAGTGAAACTGGTTTACACGGACGAAGCCATTAAAGATTTAAAGCGCCTGAGGGAATTTGTCGCGGTTCACAACCCGTCTGCCGCAGGCAGAATAGCCGCTGAACTGGTGAGCAAATTGGAACTGCTACCCGACTTTCCCCATATGGGAGCGCCGGTTGAACTGGCTCCTGTCCCCGATTCCATCCGCGATATGGTTTTTGGCAAGTATGTTGTCCGCTACTCGGTGCATGCGAGCGCCATCATTATTTTGCGGGTTTGGCATGAGTTGGAGGAAAAGGGGGAG from the Gilvimarinus sp. DA14 genome contains:
- a CDS encoding type II toxin-antitoxin system RelE/ParE family toxin, whose amino-acid sequence is MKLVYTDEAIKDLKRLREFVAVHNPSAAGRIAAELVSKLELLPDFPHMGAPVELAPVPDSIRDMVFGKYVVRYSVHASAIIILRVWHELEEKGEA
- a CDS encoding CopG family ribbon-helix-helix protein, encoding MGVTTVRLQAEVEQHLEAIAGRLHRSKGWVINQALSEYIERQQREQERWQQTLEAMESAALGKLVEASEVHDWLNSWGSENEQDAPRSDK